The Gemmatimonadota bacterium genome includes the window AGAGCACGAAGATGGAGGCGAAGACGACTCCCGCCTGGAAGCCGCCGCCCGGACCGTAGTCCCCGTGGAACTGCACGTAGAGGGCGAAGAGTCCGACGAAGGGGATCATCGCCTTGGCGCCGAGACGGAGAACGAGTCCGTCGGAAGGGCCCGTGCCAGGTCGTTCGGTCGGGTTCCGCGCCTCGCCGCTCACGTCGAGCCCTCCCCGCTCTCGCCCCGTCCGGATCCGGGGGCGAAACCGTCCTCGTCCGGTCCGACCTGCGGGCGTCTCCTCCCCCGCCCCAGTATCAGGAGCACCCCTACCGTCGCCGCGAAGATCACGGTGACCTCGCCCATGGTGTCGTACCCGCGGTAGGAAGCCAGCACCGAGGTGACCACGTTGGGGATGTGTATCTCCTCGTACGACTCCTCGAGATAGCGGTCGGCGACGTGGTGATGGACGGGGTTGTCCGGGTCCCCGAACGGCGGGATGTCGATGGTTCCGTAGATGAGCGTCGCCCCTATCGCCAGCACCACCAGGAGTGGAATCCAGGGACGGTTTTCCGGACGTTTGCTCCTGCCGCCCACGATTGAGAGGGTGGCGAGCATGAGCACCGTCGAGATGCCGGCTCCGACCGCCGCCTCGGTGAAGGCGACGTCGACCGCGTCGAGCGCGACGAAGAGCCCGGCGGAGAGGAGCGAGTATATGCCCGCGAGCATGACCGCGGCGTAGAGGCTCCTCATCCGGATGATGGCGGCGGCGGTGACCGCGAGCAGGACGAGGATGATCACGTTGACGACTTCGATCGTCATCGCGCCTCCCCCTGGTCGGCATCGTCCCCGCCTTGGGAAGGCTCGTCGCTCTCGGCTGCGCCTGCGGAGGTCATGCCGTCGTCGCCGCTCCGCCAAGGTCTGACGCCGGCGTCGAGAGCCGCTCGGGCGAGGGCGTGCGAAGCGATGGGGCTGGTGAAGAAGAGGAAGAGATAGACGAGGACGAGACGGACGAGCACCATCCAGAGTTCGGTGTCGCCGTCGAATATCCCGCGAACGACGTGAGCCGCCATGCCGGCGAGCAGTAAGCCCGCCCCCATCGTGTCGGTCATGCCGGCGGCGTGGAGCCTGGTGAATAGGTCCGGCAGCCGCAGAAGGCCAGAGGAGCCGGTGATGACGAAGGCGAGCCCTCCGAGAGTCAGGATCCAGGCGAGCGCGTCGAGAGCGATCATGCGTCGCCTCCCGCACCCGCTTCCCGCGTCGCGGCGTCCCCGGCGCTCGCGCCCGACCGGACGCGCACGGCCTCGGCTTCGAAGAAACGCAGCACGCCGATCGTGGCGACGAAGTTTATGAGCGCGTACACCAGGGCCAGATCGAGAAACTCGGGCCTGCCGGCTAGGAACCCGAGGACGGCGATGAGCAGCACGGTCTTGGTGCCGAAGGTGTTGACCGCGAGAACCCGATCCCAGAGGGTCGGACCCGCGAGAGCGCGGATGAGCGCGAGCGCCATGCTCACGATCACACCTGCCGCCGCCGCTGCGAACATTAGCCCGATCCTCCGGCTGAGACGCGGGCTCCCTCCAGCTCCCGTACCCTGTCGTCCATCGCCCCGCCCTCCGCAGGTGGCGCGTCCGGGGCCGAGAGCACGTGCACGTCGAAGCGCTCCCCGTCGGTGGCCACGGTGACCGTGCCCGGCGTGAGCGTGATGGAATTGGCGTGTACGAAGCGACCGAAATCAGTCTTCTGCGAGGCCCGCACCCGCACCACGACCGGGTCGATGCGCAACCCGGGAGCCAGTATCAGCCTAGCCACCCGGATGTTGGAGAGGAAGATCTCCTTGAGCAGCCAGGGGAGGTAGAGCGCGACCCTGAACTGCGTTCCGAGCGGGATCCGGTCGCCGTCGAGTGAATCCATGTGCCGGTTGCGCCACACCACGACCGCGCATGAGACCGCGCCCAGCGAGATCAGGAGCGCGGTGTAGTGGCCCGAAAGAACGAGCCAGAACCCCATGAGGATTGCACCCAGGACGATCGCTCTCGGCAAGGTTCGGGTCGGGGGTGGTGGTGGGCGGATGGGAGGATTTCGGACCGCAATCTACCAGTTGGACTGCGCTCCGTCCACTATCTTCTGAACCAGCAGATCCATGGCCTCGGCTCGTCCGATCGCCTCGTTCTCGGAAGCCTCCAGGAAGTAGCCGTCGCTTCTCACGCTGCGCGACTCCCAGAGGACGACATTCTCCACCAGGTCCACGATCTCGACCGAGACGGATATCGACACCGTGCGCTGATTGACCTGGGCTCCGCCTGTGCGCGCACCACCGGCACCCGCGCCGCCCACGGCGGAATAGCTGCCGGCGGCCACGTTGTAGCCCGAGATCGTCCCCCTGACCACGGCGTCGGCGATGTCTTCGCCTGCGGGCCGGATGCCGAGCGACGCCGGCAGGCTGCGCACCAGGAGTTCGTGGAGCTCGCCCGTGAGCTCGAAGTAGGTGGTCTCGTTGTCGAACGGAAGGACGGCTATCGTCTCCACGTGCGGCGGCGGAAACGAACCGGCCCGGAAGGAATACGAGCAGCCCGCGATCGAGAGAGCGAGGACGGCGCAGGCGACGACTCGGGAAAGGCCAGCGACGCGGTCGCGAGCGGCGACGTGATTCCGTGCGGAGGTGAACGAAGTTGTGCCCGCGATCTTTCGCTTGGCCGCGATTTCGGTCGTCATCTTCCTCTCGGCGCCACTCGCGGATCCCAGATGTCCATCGGGAAGGACTCGATCCGTTCGACCGCGGCCCGTTCGATCCGGAGCTCGCGGAACTCCGCCATGTTGCGGTAGCGGGCGCTCTTCGGGAAATCCTCGTCGTCGTGCTCGGTACGGATTCGCTGGACCACATGGCCGCTCTCGGTCATCTCCACCTCGACGAGGTCAGATCCGGCCGCGCGGTATCTGAGCTCCCGGCGATCGTCGAGTCGGTAACGGAAGCGCAGGGAGCCGTCCGCGAAGCTCTCGACCTCGATGAGCGTGGAACCGAGGATGGGGCGGAAGAATCCTAGGGCGCCCCACATGAAGTCGGGCGGCGGCAGAATCTCCTCCGGCGCGCCGTCGGGCAGCCGCAGCTCCCTTCCGATCATGGCCGCCTTCGCCGCGATCTCGCCGTTCTCCAGAAAGAGATCCAGGCGGACCCGATCAGGCGGAGCGATCCGCGCGACGCCTCGCCCGCTCGCGCGCGTTCCCGCCTCGTTGGAGTACCAGTCGAAGACGACCCGAACAGGAAAATCGAGCCGAGTGCGGGCCTCGAGAAGGAGGGCCTCCCTGGCCGGATCGAGACTCGGGGCGGGCTCCGGCTCCGGCGGCGGGCCGCTTGCGCAGCTCGAGAGCGGAGCGGCCAGGACGAGCGCCGCAGCGAACATCGAACGTGGGGTCGGGGTCATGGGGGTTCCTACCCCTTCCCGTCCGTCGCGGTTCGACGATCTTGGTCGCATGGATAATTTCAGCGGAGCTCGCTCACCGATCTTCATAGCGTCGGACCTCCATGCGGGCGCGACGCCGGCGGCGCAGTCGGAAGCCTTCACGGCGTGGCTCCGCCGGGCCCGGGAGAACGCCGACCGCATCATACTGAACGGCGATCTCTTCGACTTCTGGTGCGAGTACCGGCGCGGGCACAGCAAGGGCCACGAGGAGCTTCTCCGCGAGCTCTCGCGGACCGTGACCGGCGGAGTTCCGGTCACCTTGATCGCCGGCAATCACGACTGGTGGGGGGGCAGGCACCTGGAGGAAGAGGTCGGGCTCGAATATCTGAAGGAACCGCTCGAGTTCACGGTCGGCGGCAGGACCGTTCTGGTGGCGCACGGCGACCGCTGCGGCAGGGGCGACCTCACCTACAGGCTGCTCGCTCCTCTGCTCCGCTCGGGGCCGGTGCCCCGGGCCTTCCGAGCGCTGCCGCCGGGGATCGGCGACCGACTGGCCGGACTGGTCTCGGGGAGCCGGCGACGGTCCGGCCCCGGGAAGGGCGAACTGGCCAGGAGCGCCGCTCTGCGGGAATGGGCGCTCGAAGAGCTCGCCCGGAGAACGGAGCTCGACCTCGTCGTTCTCGGCCACGCGCACGTGCCGGAGTCGGTGTCCTTGGGGACGGGGCGACGCTACATCAACTGCGGCGATTGGGTGTACCATCGGACCTATGTAGTTTTGGGCGAGGGAAAGCCCGAGTTGCGCCACTGGGACGGAGAAAACGTTTGAGGAGTCTGACGACGTTGGGAAGCGTGAGGATCGAGCCGATCCGGAGCTCGATGCCGGCGGCCTTCCGGGTGAGGTCGGCCTTCGGGTCGCCTTGGGCGCGAAGAATCTCAGGTGCGCCGGCGCTGTTGGCGTGCGCGGCGTTCGCCTGCGACGCGGGAGCCCAGGAACCGCCGATCCCGGCCGCGACGGCAGGTCCCGAGATCGCCGTAGAGGAGTCGGAGCTCTCCCCGGACTCCCTGACCGCCTCCGAGACGCCCAGTCCTCTCGGCGCCCTCTTCCGCTCGATGGCCATTCCGGGGTGGGGACACGCCTACGCGGGAGCGCGGACGCGAGCCGGCGTATATCTCGCGTTCGAGGTCGGCTCCGCCTACGCCATCATCCGAACCCGCACCCGACTGAACGAGGTCGATCGCCGCATCGCCGTGCGGGAGGGTGCGATCCGGGACGAGCTGGCGTCCTACGGGATCACCCACAGCGAGTACGTGAACTCCGTTCTCGCTCAGGATTCCGCGCTGGAGGAGCTCGAAGAGCTGAAGGGGGAACGCGAGCAGCAGGTGGAGGACTGGATCGCCTTCGGGGGCTTCATGTTCCTGGTCGGCGCCGTCGACGCCTACGTGAGCACCCACCTCCAGGACGTTCCCGACTTCATCGAGCTCGAGGTGGGTACGAACGAAGATGGGCGTCTCGAGCTAGGTCTCCGGGTCCCGATCGGAAGGTGACGGCGAAGACCCATGCTGATCGCCCGCCCGACCCTGCGGGCCGGAGTCACGGGAGCGTGTGGGAATCGAACCCACCGGCCCGGGTTTTAGCCGGGCTGCACGGTTTTGAAGACCGCCGGAGACACCAGTCCCCCTCCGCCCCCTTGGCACTCAATCTATAATGTCCGGACTCGACGCGGCGGACGAAACCCCCTCCCGGCGGAATCTCGACCTCGACTGGGTTCTCGGCACGCGCGTCAACCGGAGCGCCGTCGAACGCAGGGCGGCCACCTTGACCCCCCGGCGCAGCGTGAAGCGGGAGTGGCAGGCGGCCTGGCTCCTGCGGGCGCTCTCGCTCATCGACCTCACGACCCTCGCCGGCGACGACACCCCCGGACGCGTGACCCGGCTCTGCGCCAAGGCCCGGCGGCCGCTCAGGGCCGACCTCGCTTCCGACCTGGACGTCGCGCACGCCGAGCTCCGGGTGGCGGCGGTCTGCGTCCACCACAGGCTCGTGGGCGCGGCGAAGCGGGCGCTCGACGGGAGCTCCATGCCGGTCGCGGCCGTGGCCGCCGGCTTTCCGCACGGCCTCTCGCCCCTCGAGCAGCGGACGGCCGAGGTGAGAGCTTCGGCGGAGGCGGGAGCGGACGAGATCGATGTCGTGATCACCCGGGGGCTCGCCCTCAGGGGAGACTGGGAGGCCCTCCACCGGGAGATACTCGCGTTTCGGGAGGCCGCCGGGTGGGCGCACCTCAAGGTCATTCTGGGGACGGGCGATCTGGCGACCCTCACCCAGGTGGCGCGTGCCAGCCTCGTCGCCATGATGGCCGGAGCCGACTTCGTCAAGACCTCCACCGGCAAGGAGAGCAGGAACGCGACCCTGCCGGTCGGACTCGTCATGGCGCGTCAGATCCGCGAGTTCGCGGAAAGGACCGGCATCCGGGTCGGCTTCAAACCGGCAGGCGGCATCTCGACCGCGAAGGACGCTCTCGCCTGGCTCGTGCTGATGAAGGACGAGCTGGGCGACGACTGGCTGGTTCCCGCCCGCTTCCGCTTCGGCGCCTCTTCCCTGCTCGCGGACATCGAGCGCCAGTTGGAGCACTTCGTCACCGGTCGCTACTCGGCCTTCCACCGCCACCCGCTCGGATGACGCCATGAACCGCTCCGACCTCACCCCGGACACCTTGACCTACGGACCGGCTCCCGAATCCGCGGAGCGGGCGCTCGCGTGGATCGCGAAGCGCGACGGACGGTTCGGCCACTTCATCGGCGGCGAATCGGAACCGCCCGTCGAAGGCGAGCAGACATTTTCCGTACTGAACCCGGCCACCGGGAAGCCTTACGCACAGGCGAGCCTCGGAACGGCGGCGGACGTCGATCGGGCCGTGCGGGCGGCGCGGGAGGCCCAGCCAAGCTGGTGGAAGATCGGAGGACACGCCCGCGCTCGCCATCTCTACGCCATCACCCGCCACATGCAGCGGAACTCGCGCCTCTTCGCCGTTCTGGAGAGCATCGACAACGGCAAGCCCGTGCGGGAGTCGCGCGACATCGACATCCCCCTCGCCATCCGCCATTTCTCGCATCACGCCGGTTGGGCGGCGCTGACGGAGAGCGAGTTCGCAGGCCGGACGCCGGTCGGAGTCTGCGGACAGATCATCCCTTGGAACTTCCCGCTCCTGATGCTGGCCTGGAAGGTGGCGCCGGCCATCGCGACCGGGAACACCGTGGTGCTGAAGCCCGCCGAACACACTCCGATGACGGCCCTGCTCTTCGCCGAGACCTGCGCCGAAGCCGGGCTCCCGCCTGGGGTGGTGAACATCGTCACCGGCGACGGCGGCACAGGCGCCGAGATCGTCGGACACGCCGACGTGGACAAGATCGCCTTCACGGGCTCGACCTCGGTGGGTCGCGAGATCAGGCGGCGGACCGCAGGCACCAAAAAGCGGCTTACGCTCGAGCTGGGCGGCAAGTCGCCCTTCCTGGTCTTCGACGACGCCGATCTCGACTCGGTGGTCGAGGGCGTGGTCGACGCCATCTGGTTCAACCAGGGCCAGGTCTGCTGCGCCGGATCTCGGATCCTCGTCCACGAGGGCGTAGCGGCCAAGCTGGAGGCGAAGTTGCGTGTCCGCATGGAGAAGCTGCGCATGGGGGACCCGCTCGACAAGGCGATCGACATGGGGGCCATCGTCGCGCCGGTGCAGCTGGAACGGATCGAGCGGCTGGTCGCGCGAGGCAGGTCCGAAGGCGCCGAGGTTTGGCAGCCCTCGTGGAGC containing:
- the mnhG gene encoding monovalent cation/H(+) antiporter subunit G, coding for MIALDALAWILTLGGLAFVITGSSGLLRLPDLFTRLHAAGMTDTMGAGLLLAGMAAHVVRGIFDGDTELWMVLVRLVLVYLFLFFTSPIASHALARAALDAGVRPWRSGDDGMTSAGAAESDEPSQGGDDADQGEAR
- the deoC gene encoding deoxyribose-phosphate aldolase, translating into MSGLDAADETPSRRNLDLDWVLGTRVNRSAVERRAATLTPRRSVKREWQAAWLLRALSLIDLTTLAGDDTPGRVTRLCAKARRPLRADLASDLDVAHAELRVAAVCVHHRLVGAAKRALDGSSMPVAAVAAGFPHGLSPLEQRTAEVRASAEAGADEIDVVITRGLALRGDWEALHREILAFREAAGWAHLKVILGTGDLATLTQVARASLVAMMAGADFVKTSTGKESRNATLPVGLVMARQIREFAERTGIRVGFKPAGGISTAKDALAWLVLMKDELGDDWLVPARFRFGASSLLADIERQLEHFVTGRYSAFHRHPLG
- a CDS encoding Na+/H+ antiporter subunit E — encoded protein: MPRAIVLGAILMGFWLVLSGHYTALLISLGAVSCAVVVWRNRHMDSLDGDRIPLGTQFRVALYLPWLLKEIFLSNIRVARLILAPGLRIDPVVVRVRASQKTDFGRFVHANSITLTPGTVTVATDGERFDVHVLSAPDAPPAEGGAMDDRVRELEGARVSAGGSG
- a CDS encoding DUF4040 domain-containing protein encodes the protein MTIEVVNVIILVLLAVTAAAIIRMRSLYAAVMLAGIYSLLSAGLFVALDAVDVAFTEAAVGAGISTVLMLATLSIVGGRSKRPENRPWIPLLVVLAIGATLIYGTIDIPPFGDPDNPVHHHVADRYLEESYEEIHIPNVVTSVLASYRGYDTMGEVTVIFAATVGVLLILGRGRRRPQVGPDEDGFAPGSGRGESGEGST
- a CDS encoding UDP-2,3-diacylglucosamine diphosphatase, with translation MDNFSGARSPIFIASDLHAGATPAAQSEAFTAWLRRARENADRIILNGDLFDFWCEYRRGHSKGHEELLRELSRTVTGGVPVTLIAGNHDWWGGRHLEEEVGLEYLKEPLEFTVGGRTVLVAHGDRCGRGDLTYRLLAPLLRSGPVPRAFRALPPGIGDRLAGLVSGSRRRSGPGKGELARSAALREWALEELARRTELDLVVLGHAHVPESVSLGTGRRYINCGDWVYHRTYVVLGEGKPELRHWDGENV
- a CDS encoding pH regulation protein F, which codes for MFAAAAAGVIVSMALALIRALAGPTLWDRVLAVNTFGTKTVLLIAVLGFLAGRPEFLDLALVYALINFVATIGVLRFFEAEAVRVRSGASAGDAATREAGAGGDA